The proteins below are encoded in one region of Peromyscus eremicus chromosome 10, PerEre_H2_v1, whole genome shotgun sequence:
- the Zar1 gene encoding zygote arrest protein 1, with protein MFPASMPHSCPHPYPPGDKAREGWRFRAGGYRPGPPSFFPGCGNLSATEYFDSYRRAQLMALLSRMGPRPVSSRDAAVQVNPRRDASVQCSLGRRTLQLGQRRPGPEVRPGSRPPCSPAGARRPPRSWRTVAVYSPVAFCGLASPLEGGQKPTEGEPGPAPAGTWEPEPGKGEVAARKEVPEPCNKGGDVQDVGEAGQEQPLREDPDSGATSQSEPRSQELRPAAETAQDTGDSASSRNGVSPQSTEPDKERLRFQFLEQKYGYYHCKECNTRWESAYVWCVQGTSKVYFKQFCRVCQKSYNPYRVEDITCQSCKRTRCACPVRLRHVDPKRPHRQDLCGRCKDKRLSCDSTFSFKYII; from the exons ATGTTCCCGGCGAGCATGCCCCACTCGTGTCCCCATCCCTACCCGCCAGGCGACAAGGCCCGGGAAGGCTGGCGGTTCCGTGCCGGGGGCTACCGGCCGGggcctccctccttcttcccggGCTGCGGGAACCTGAGCGCCACCGAGTACTTCGACAGTTACCGGCGGGCGCAGCTCATGGCCCTGTTGTCGCGGATGGGTCCCCGGCCGGTCAGCAGCCGCGATGCCGCGGTGCAGGTGAACCCGCGCCGCGACGCCTCGGTGCAGTGCTCGCTCGGGCGCCGCACGCTGCAGCTCGGGCAGCGCCGACCCGGCCCCGAGGTCCGGCCGGGTTCCCGCCCACCCTGCAGCCCCGCCGGCGCCCGGAGGCCCCCGCGCTCCTGGCGCACTGTCGCCGTGTACTCGCCGGTGGCCTTCTGTGGCCTCGCCTCTCCGCTGGAGGGCGGGCAGAAGCCCACCGAGGGAGAGCCGGGGCCGGCACCCGCGGGGACCTGGGAACCGGAGCCGGGAAAGGGAGAGGTGGCGGCGAGGAAAGAAGTCCCCGAGCCGTGCAACAAAGGGGGCGACGTCCAGGACGTAGGGGAGGCCGGGCAGGAGCAGCCGCTGCGGGAGGACCCGGACAGTGGGGCGACCTCGCAGTCTGAGCCCCGGAGTCAGGAGCTGCGTCCTGCCGCAGAGACGGCTCAGGACACGGGTGACTCGGCCTCCTCGAGAAACGGGGTCTCCCCGCAGAGCACGGAGCCGGATAAGGAGCGCCTGCGCTTCCAG TTCTTAGAGCAGAAGTATGGCTATTACCACTGCAAGGAGTGCAATACCCGATGGGAGAGTGcctatgtgtggtgtgtgcagggCACCAGCAAG GTGTACTTCAAACAGTTCTGCCGAGTGTGCCAGAAGTCTTACAATCCCTACCGAGTGGAGGATATCACCTGCCAA AGTTGTAAAAGAACTAGATGCGCCTGCCCAGTCAGACTGCGCCACGTGGACCCTAAGCGCCCCCATCGTCAAGACTTGTGTGGGAGATGCAAGGACAAACGACTGTCCTGTGATAGCACCTTCAGCTTCAAATACATCATTTAG